From the genome of Papaver somniferum cultivar HN1 chromosome 2, ASM357369v1, whole genome shotgun sequence, one region includes:
- the LOC113352454 gene encoding WD repeat-containing protein 87-like, whose product MAEPNQPAVQDVVENQSPALENAKQATHSLTSEEDKRLISYLEQEIPNKRMQEEENRRHKEFDRQRIENEEEYQFWIRKYEARCARKRREMQERLERLELHWIKTRSATKSESDEEGGEAVEFDEDDSNNVSTDPKIKARERRRQERDDTEMYLLYLAEKAQPRIFARTMSEPLNVDSDGEEIPGMDVDGNPIAAEVQEEENEGSEDDEDGGYGPAASTNTDSGVDFSYEEEGFNTDDDDDQW is encoded by the coding sequence ATGGCTGAACCAAACCAACCTGCAGTTCAAGATGTTGTTGAGAATCAATCACCAGCATTagaaaatgcaaaacaagcaACTCATTCATTAACAAGTGAAGAGGATAagagattgatttcttatttaGAACAAGAAATTCCAAATAAGAGGATGCAGGAAGAAGAAAATAGGAGACACAAAGAATTTGATAGGCAAAGGATTGAGAACGAAGAAGAGTACCAGTTTTGGATCAGAAAATATGAGGCAAGATGTGCAAGGAAGAGGAGAGAAATGCAAGAAAGGCTAGAGAGACTTGAACTTCATTGGATTAAGACAAGAAGTGCCACAAAAAGTGAAAGTGATGAGGAAGGTGGAGAAGCAGTAGAATTTGATGAGGATGATAGCAACAATGTATCTACTGATCCAAAAATAAAGGCTCGGGAGAGAAGAAGACAGGAGAGAGATGATACAGAAATGTATCTACTCTATTTGGCAGAGAAAGCTCAACCCAGGATATTTGCTCGTACCATGTCTGAACCCCTGAACGTGGATTCAGACGGTGAGGAGATACCAGGGATGGATGTAGATGGAAATCCTATTGCAGCAGAGGTacaggaagaagaaaatgaaggatcagaagatgatgaggatggaGGTTATGGTCCTGCAGCTTCTACCAACACTGATAGCGGCGTAGACTTCTCCTATGAAGAAGAAGGCTTTAACACcgacgatgatgatgatcagtggTGA